The region TGATAATAGCTCAGAAGAAGATGTTGAACAGGATGCCTGCACTGGCTCATTTGACAAGCACGGCGCCTATCTAGACTATGGGTTTAATGGCGCATCCTATGCTAAAACTTCTTCAATTAAGAATTTTGCTGTTCACAAATCATCTCCATGTTCATATTATTCAAAGGGTGATGATGCAGATGTTAGAGATAATGAAAATAGTATTGATGCAATGCTTTCTAATTTTCAATCACCAGATGTTATGGATTTTGAAGCATTAAATGATATTATTAATGATATTCACACCGAAGATCTTTTTGAGGAAACATACTCCAGTTACAGACAATATTTTGATTATTTAATATTTGATTCATTAAGAAACTTAATTGAAGAAAATAATATTGGAGATGTTTTTAATGATGAAATGGAATTATTCATGGAATCTGATAGTAATATTTCGGATATGCTGATTATTCAGGACGATATGACATTAATGAATCAAACATTTGATTTAAATACAATGCCTGACGATTGTATTAATTCATTTGAGATGGAATCGGATATGCAATTATCTGATGATGTGGGTTGTTGGCGTGATTCACAAGACGATTCTGATAAGACTGTAGCAATGCAGAGTTTTAAATTTAGCCAACAGATTAATTGTTTATCGAGCAATATATCGGAAAATATTCAACCTACTTTTTATCATATGATTGGATGTGAATGTACCAACACCAGCTTCACTAAACAGTATAGTTATGAAAATCTTCCAAAAGTTAGTGAATTTGATACCATTACCTATGCTGAAGAAGATAACCACGATTATGTTCTCTTTAAAAAATATAATGTCAATTCTCCATTTATTGTAGAAAATACTTCTATTTTTGTATTATTTGGAGTAATTGAAATCAAAATCCCTTAAAAAAACTTAGGGATTTTCCCGCTATTTTTATAAAATATTTAAATTAATGAAAAATATTTTTTCTTATTTTAAATATTGGGAATAATTTTTTTAGCTCGGATCTTATTATTTTTTAAAAAATAAATGCACTAAAAAAATGGCATTTTAATATTGAAAATAATTTAAAGCTAAAAACATTATTTCTAGTTTTTAAAGAGAATTAGGAATAAAAATTAAAATCGAGGTTTAATAAATGAAATCTAAAACTAAAATAATTATATTTTCATTGCTTATATTGATGCTGTCAATTTCAGCAGCAAGTGCACATGAAAATATAATCGAAGATGGAAACAACACAGTAAATGATATAATAGGTATTAATCATTTTGATTTTGGATTGGATGATGATGGGTTAGATGATGATTCTGATGATTGGGATGATGATTCTGATTTAGATGAGGATGATGATGATTGGGATGGCGATGAAGACCTAGATGATGATTATTGGGACGATGATGATTGCTGGGATGATGATGAAGACCTAGATGATGATTATTGGGACGATGATGATTATTGGGATGATGATGAAGACCTAGATGATGATTATTGGGATGATGATGAAGACCTAGATGATGATTATTGGGACGATGATGATTATTGGGATGATGATGAAGACCTAGATGATGATTATTGGGACGATGATGATTGCTGGGATGATGATGAAGACCTAGATGATGATTATTGGGACGATGATGATTGCTGGGATGATGATGAAGACCTAGATGATGATTATTGGGATGATGATGATTGCTGGGATGATGATGAAGACCTAGATGATGATTATTGGGATGATGATGATTATTGGGATGATGATGAAGACCTAGATGATGATTATTGGGACGATGATGATTATTGGGATGATGATTATTGGGATGATGATGAAGACCTAGATGATGATTATTGGGACGATGATTGGGATGGAAATTATACAAATTCATCCATAAAATTCTACAAATTAATTTCATACTATCGTAATGAAACAGCCATATATAAAACCACCTCTTCAATTGGAAACATGTCCTATGCTGATTTAGGTAGTGAAGAGGATTGTGAAGACACATGGGGTAATGATTCTGATGATTGGAATGAGGATTCCCAAGAAGAGTCCGGTCTAAAAGATTTACAATCTTTCATGACTGCCTGTCTTGGAGCTTCAGCAAGTTTTGAAGCCCCTGACGTATTATCAGAAAATCATGGATCTGTTTTAAAAAGCATTAATCAAGGTCAAAATCTCTTAGATGATGAAAAAGAAGGTAATGTTACTGGTGATAAGGATTATGATACAATAAATTTCTCATCTGATGATGATTTGGATGTTTTAGGTTTATTGGTTTCCATATTGCTTTGTATTTTATTGTTAATATAAGAATTTAAAAGGAAGTGTTAAACTACGAAGTTTTAGAAATCATGTTATTTGCATTATTAGGGGGTGTTGAACCTCCTTTAATGCATATGGTGAGATTTGAGAAATAAAACAATGTTTTTTTAGGAATTTTTACAACACTTCTTCTTTAAAGAATGCATGCAATTAATGTGAATGCCTATAAAAATGTTGTAATACTTGGCATTCTGTTTGGAAATAGTGATTCTGCTTTTGGCGGTGAATTTGTTCAATTGGATGGAATAGGACCTACACACTCAATGTGGCTTGCCTTAAAGACACAATAAAATCAATCGTTAAAGTCAGATGACCTTTTTCATCTACTTTTTTTAATTATTTTCCATAGTTATAATGATGGGATGAGTATATATTATTTTTTTCATTCTAAAGATTCTCAAAATTGCTGTCAGTTCACACTAGAGTCCGTACAGGTTCCTCAATTTCTTTTTTTTAACAGACTCTTAGTATGCCATCAACCTTATCGAAATCATCATCAAATGACAATATCTCATGTATGCCGTTTTCTTTCATGGTGTGGATTGCAGTGCAGTCGGCCAGGGACAGTGTTCCGTCAAATTTGAGGTAATATCTAAGTGATTCTTCAAGTAATGTATCTGATTTAAATATGGTGAAGTTATCTTTAATATATTTAAATGCCATTACTCCTACTTTTCCGCCGTGACAGCTTCCAATGAGATTCAATGATTCAATAATCATCGGTTCGGTGATTATTTTGTCTTCAGATTTTAGTTTTTCAAGAAGTCTGACTGCATCGTTGTGCCACTGGTCTTTTTCGACTATTAATGCAATTATGTAAGATGCATCTACAAATATCAAGTTATCACCATTTCAATCCTTTTGAACCTCTTTTTTTGATCTCAACGCTGTTATATGGTAATTCTGTTTTTATTAATCCTATTATGTCTTCTTCTGTAACTTTCTTTTCGATTTTCAATAGTATCCCTTCTTCTGTGTTTGTCCATGAAATTTCGTCCCCTGCAACAATGTCATAATGTTTTCTAAAATCTGCAGGAACTACGACTTGATTTGAAGAACTTACTTTTGTTATTGCATACATATAAATCACTTCCAATAATATAATGTATATT is a window of Methanobrevibacter sp. DNA encoding:
- a CDS encoding type II toxin-antitoxin system VapC family toxin; protein product: MIFVDASYIIALIVEKDQWHNDAVRLLEKLKSEDKIITEPMIIESLNLIGSCHGGKVGVMAFKYIKDNFTIFKSDTLLEESLRYYLKFDGTLSLADCTAIHTMKENGIHEILSFDDDFDKVDGILRVC
- a CDS encoding AbrB/MazE/SpoVT family DNA-binding domain-containing protein; the protein is MYAITKVSSSNQVVVPADFRKHYDIVAGDEISWTNTEEGILLKIEKKVTEEDIIGLIKTELPYNSVEIKKRGSKGLKW